A single window of Synechococcus sp. CBW1004 DNA harbors:
- the rpsR gene encoding 30S ribosomal protein S18, producing MSSSFFKKRLSPIKPGDPIDYKDVDLLKKFITERGKILPRRLTGLTAKQQRDLTNAVKRARIVALLPFVNPEG from the coding sequence ATGTCCAGCTCCTTCTTCAAGAAGCGCCTGTCGCCGATCAAGCCCGGCGACCCGATCGACTACAAGGATGTCGATCTGCTCAAGAAGTTCATCACCGAGCGCGGCAAGATCCTGCCCCGCCGTCTCACCGGCCTCACCGCCAAGCAGCAGCGTGACCTCACCAACGCGGTCAAGCGTGCCCGCATTGTGGCCCTGCTTCCCTTCGTGAACCCCGAAGGCTGA
- a CDS encoding ribonuclease catalytic domain-containing protein: MPPSRSPLPRRSSLHPGDLVGLLESRGALLAVVEDVRSGKIALRIGWEGRRATAPLRDLELIAALPDAAAAVPVDPASPPWSLQRESVAKALPAKRELAAAWLLLRESPDSAGSAPCLELAELADLLGDGAEPALRAALWLWLQGEQDWFRWRQQRAEPRPPEEIRQRRRQRHRQQLSDTRRRAWQQALIARQPLDVTRLDAEARAQLTLLRQWAAGDCQLPLPAALVPVLHRAHCPQEPGAIRHLLVDLGQWERHHLPALEDTTWALGFSPELEREAAQLEAAAEDPQPGDADRLDLTALHCFTIDDEDTLDIDDALGLEELADGRHALWIHIADPGRLIQPDSPLDLEARRRASSLYLARGTLPMFPPRLANGVFSLRQGRRSAAWSLRLELDDQGELHSQRLVRSWIRPAYRLSYADADELIELAPPQEPAPALLHRLLERRRQWRLRRGALCLDQPEGRIHSHGEDAELAISEPTAARALVAEAMILVGAVVAELGRQHGLALPYRSQPAAGLPAAEELALLEPGPVRHAALKRCLSRGHMGVTPAAHFSLGLDAYVQATSPIRRYGDLLVQRQLEAHLSGRPPLDAAAMAALLEQIEGPLREGIRISRDDQRHWQQVWFEQNHQPSWAARFLRWLRPQDQLALVHLDDLCLELPATAPAGCEPGTALRVRVLLVDSLRDQLRLQATT, encoded by the coding sequence TTGCCGCCGTCCCGCAGTCCGCTGCCCCGGCGCTCCAGCCTGCATCCCGGTGATCTGGTCGGGCTCCTCGAATCCCGGGGGGCCCTTCTTGCCGTGGTGGAGGACGTGCGATCCGGCAAGATCGCCCTTCGCATCGGCTGGGAGGGGCGTCGCGCCACCGCGCCCCTACGGGATCTTGAGCTGATCGCCGCACTGCCCGATGCCGCGGCCGCGGTCCCCGTTGACCCTGCTTCGCCTCCCTGGTCCCTGCAGCGGGAGTCTGTCGCGAAGGCCCTGCCGGCGAAGCGGGAACTGGCCGCCGCCTGGCTGCTGCTGCGCGAGAGCCCCGATTCCGCCGGCAGCGCTCCCTGCCTGGAACTGGCCGAGCTCGCCGATCTGCTCGGTGATGGCGCCGAGCCCGCCCTGCGGGCCGCTCTCTGGCTCTGGCTGCAGGGCGAGCAGGATTGGTTCCGCTGGCGTCAGCAACGGGCCGAGCCCCGTCCCCCCGAAGAGATCCGCCAGCGCCGCCGCCAGCGCCATCGCCAGCAGCTCAGTGACACGCGGCGGCGGGCCTGGCAGCAGGCGCTCATCGCCCGTCAGCCGCTGGATGTCACCCGCCTTGATGCCGAGGCCCGCGCTCAGTTGACGCTTCTGCGCCAGTGGGCAGCGGGGGACTGTCAGCTACCACTGCCCGCTGCGTTGGTGCCGGTGCTGCACCGCGCCCACTGCCCACAGGAACCGGGCGCGATCCGGCACCTTCTGGTGGATCTCGGCCAGTGGGAGCGGCACCATCTGCCCGCTCTGGAGGACACGACCTGGGCTCTCGGGTTCAGCCCGGAGCTGGAGCGGGAGGCGGCGCAGCTTGAGGCAGCCGCCGAAGATCCTCAACCGGGCGATGCCGATCGGCTTGATCTCACTGCGCTCCATTGCTTCACCATCGACGACGAGGACACGCTCGACATCGATGACGCCCTCGGCCTCGAGGAGCTGGCGGATGGCCGTCACGCTCTCTGGATTCACATCGCCGATCCCGGTCGCCTCATCCAGCCGGACTCTCCGCTCGATCTGGAGGCGCGCCGCCGCGCCAGCAGCCTCTATCTGGCGCGCGGCACCCTGCCGATGTTCCCGCCGCGGCTCGCCAACGGCGTGTTCAGCCTCCGGCAGGGCCGGCGCAGTGCCGCCTGGAGCCTCCGGCTCGAGCTCGACGACCAGGGTGAGCTGCACAGTCAGCGCCTGGTGCGCAGCTGGATTCGGCCTGCCTATCGGCTGAGCTACGCCGATGCGGATGAACTGATCGAGCTGGCACCGCCCCAGGAGCCCGCGCCGGCCCTGCTGCACCGCCTGCTGGAGCGCCGTCGTCAGTGGCGTCTGCGGCGCGGCGCCCTCTGCCTCGATCAGCCGGAGGGCCGCATCCACAGCCATGGCGAGGATGCCGAGCTCGCGATCAGCGAACCCACGGCGGCCCGGGCGCTGGTGGCCGAGGCGATGATCCTGGTGGGTGCGGTGGTTGCCGAACTCGGCCGTCAGCATGGACTGGCTCTGCCCTATCGCAGCCAGCCAGCGGCAGGGCTGCCCGCTGCCGAGGAGCTGGCGCTGCTGGAGCCGGGGCCCGTTCGTCACGCGGCGCTCAAGCGCTGCCTCAGCCGCGGCCACATGGGGGTGACGCCAGCGGCCCACTTCAGCCTCGGACTCGACGCCTACGTGCAGGCCACCTCACCGATCCGTCGTTACGGCGATCTTCTGGTGCAGCGACAGCTGGAGGCCCATCTCAGCGGTCGCCCGCCCCTCGATGCCGCCGCCATGGCGGCCCTGCTCGAGCAGATCGAGGGTCCGCTGCGGGAGGGCATCCGCATCAGCCGCGACGATCAGCGCCACTGGCAGCAGGTGTGGTTCGAGCAGAACCATCAGCCCAGCTGGGCCGCTCGGTTCCTCCGCTGGCTGCGGCCCCAGGATCAGCTGGCGCTGGTGCACCTCGACGACCTGTGCCTTGAGCTGCCCGCCACCGCGCCGGCCGGCTGCGAGCCGGGCACGGCGCTGCGGGTGCGGGTTCTGCTGGTGGATTCGCTGCGCGACCAGCTGCGGCTGCAGGCCACCACCTGA
- a CDS encoding FAD-dependent oxidoreductase, producing MATGQGSRTGSGETVDVLVWGGGSGGVAAALQAARSGARTLLLTPGAWLGGMVSAAGVCCPDGNELTTWQTGLWGAFLRELARREPEGLDHNWVSCFGYRPATAEAILQDWVRALPNLQWWPHCRLLEVERAGTRICAVRVECSGGGGADRPGSHRRVPCTLVIDGSDRGELLALAGASHRLGWEAQEQWGEPSAPSRERLEREPFFQEQPVQSPTWVVMGQLARERLSVNPGSAGHQQEGGPSPTGAPPLPPPFEQACEAFGLERTITYGRLPGGLVMLNWPLHGNDWHDGLARAFSADPQAEAALFAEMQAHSLRFARALEQASGGWLQRGTGFPAESGSPAAWLAAMPYWREGRRLVGLQTVIEQDLLPQGPGASIAALPRDAAGALSAIAVGNYANDHHYPGGDWPLAPKSCRWGGRWSGTPFTIPYGALVSTGVVNLLAADKCLSVSHMANGATRLQPLVLNIGQVAGLAAALCVRLGLDPGELPVRQLQEALIADRQAPAGPLPLWDTPWHHPAWAERQRQALDDPARLDRQGHLAAGPGGVLNPHQVPAEPGERLWQGELEPDGEGGYRLVVGGRPWPVITLEPALHHWLQQQDRPAPVALIGCANPWGPWLRVSRLA from the coding sequence ATGGCAACAGGGCAAGGCAGCCGCACGGGGTCAGGGGAGACGGTGGACGTGCTCGTGTGGGGGGGCGGCAGCGGCGGTGTCGCGGCGGCATTGCAGGCAGCTCGAAGCGGCGCGCGCACCCTGCTGCTCACACCCGGGGCCTGGCTGGGCGGGATGGTGAGTGCCGCCGGGGTGTGCTGCCCTGATGGCAATGAACTCACCACCTGGCAGACGGGCCTGTGGGGGGCGTTTCTGCGGGAGCTTGCCCGGCGGGAGCCCGAGGGTCTCGACCACAACTGGGTGAGCTGCTTCGGGTATCGGCCGGCCACCGCCGAAGCGATCCTGCAGGACTGGGTCCGGGCGCTGCCGAACCTCCAGTGGTGGCCGCACTGCCGGTTGCTGGAAGTGGAGCGGGCCGGGACGCGCATCTGCGCCGTACGGGTGGAGTGCTCAGGGGGTGGCGGCGCAGACCGTCCAGGCAGCCACCGCCGGGTGCCCTGCACCCTGGTGATCGACGGCAGCGACCGCGGCGAGCTGCTCGCCCTGGCGGGGGCGTCCCACCGCCTGGGCTGGGAGGCCCAGGAGCAATGGGGGGAGCCCAGTGCCCCCAGCCGCGAGCGGCTGGAGCGGGAGCCGTTCTTTCAGGAGCAGCCGGTGCAGTCACCCACCTGGGTGGTGATGGGCCAGCTGGCGCGCGAACGCCTGTCGGTGAATCCCGGCAGCGCTGGGCATCAGCAGGAGGGAGGCCCCTCTCCAACTGGCGCGCCCCCGCTGCCGCCGCCGTTCGAGCAGGCCTGTGAGGCCTTCGGTCTGGAGCGCACGATCACCTACGGCCGACTGCCCGGTGGGCTGGTGATGCTCAACTGGCCCCTGCACGGCAACGACTGGCACGACGGCCTGGCGCGTGCCTTCAGCGCCGATCCACAGGCCGAGGCCGCGCTGTTCGCCGAGATGCAGGCCCACAGCCTGCGCTTTGCCCGGGCTCTTGAGCAAGCCAGCGGCGGCTGGCTGCAGCGGGGGACTGGCTTCCCGGCCGAATCCGGCAGTCCGGCAGCCTGGCTGGCGGCGATGCCCTACTGGCGCGAGGGCCGGCGGCTGGTGGGCCTGCAGACCGTGATCGAACAGGACCTGCTGCCCCAGGGCCCCGGGGCTTCGATCGCGGCACTGCCGCGCGATGCCGCCGGCGCCCTGAGCGCGATCGCGGTGGGCAACTACGCCAATGACCACCACTACCCAGGAGGCGACTGGCCGCTGGCGCCCAAGAGCTGCCGCTGGGGCGGCCGCTGGAGCGGCACCCCCTTCACGATTCCGTACGGGGCGCTGGTGAGCACTGGGGTGGTCAATCTGCTGGCCGCCGACAAGTGCCTCAGCGTCAGCCACATGGCCAACGGCGCCACCCGCCTGCAGCCGCTGGTGCTGAACATCGGCCAGGTGGCCGGCTTGGCGGCGGCGCTGTGCGTGCGCCTGGGGCTCGATCCGGGGGAGCTGCCTGTGCGCCAGCTGCAGGAAGCGTTGATCGCGGACCGGCAGGCTCCCGCCGGGCCGCTGCCGCTCTGGGACACCCCCTGGCACCACCCCGCCTGGGCGGAGCGGCAACGTCAGGCCCTCGATGACCCCGCCCGCCTCGACCGGCAGGGACACCTGGCGGCCGGCCCCGGGGGAGTGCTGAATCCCCACCAGGTTCCGGCGGAGCCCGGCGAACGGCTGTGGCAGGGAGAACTGGAACCCGACGGCGAGGGCGGCTACCGCCTGGTGGTGGGCGGACGGCCCTGGCCGGTGATCACCCTGGAACCAGCGCTGCATCACTGGCTGCAGCAGCAGGACCGCCCCGCCCCCGTGGCCCTGATCGGCTGCGCCAATCCCTGGGGTCCCTGGCTGCGGGTCAGTCGGCTGGCGTGA
- the metG gene encoding methionine--tRNA ligase codes for MAYTLTTPLYYVNDRPHLGSTYTTLACDAIARFRRLSGEEVILVTGCDEHGLKIQRTAEAAGVTPQVHCDRVSDRYRDLWQRWGISHDRFIRTTDPHHRRVVEQFFARVEASGDVIEGRQQGWYCVACEEFKDDPHEADDPECPIHRRPLEWRDEVNLFFRLSRYQQQIEDLVSRPGFIAPASRRREVENFVAGGLKDFSISRVGLPWGIPVPGHGDHTFYVWFDALVGYLSALLDPSVPVDLDQLASRGWPAQLHVIGKDILRFHAVFWPAMLLSAGLELPERVFGHGFLTREGQKMGKSLGNVLDPEVLLERCGGDAVRWYLLRDIPFGEDGDFQQQRFQDLVNNDLANTIGNLLNRTASMARKWFVEAVPPSGDAAAGDHPLAQACRTGLEGYLQAMDQVDFRRACEAVLQLAIEANGYLNDRAPWKLMKQDGQADVVAADLYAVLETCRWIGLLLAPLLPDLSQRLLSQLAEPAWESRSGGALGGDAVSPWRAALQWGGLPAGRALPEPSPVMLRLELDQPL; via the coding sequence ATGGCCTACACGCTCACCACACCGCTCTATTACGTCAACGACAGGCCCCATCTCGGCAGCACCTACACCACGCTGGCCTGCGATGCCATCGCCCGCTTCCGGCGGCTGAGCGGCGAGGAAGTGATCCTGGTCACCGGCTGCGATGAGCATGGGCTCAAGATTCAGCGCACCGCCGAGGCGGCGGGGGTCACCCCTCAGGTTCACTGCGATCGCGTCAGCGACCGCTACCGCGATCTGTGGCAGCGCTGGGGCATCAGCCACGACCGGTTCATCCGCACCACCGACCCTCACCACCGGCGGGTGGTGGAGCAGTTCTTCGCCCGCGTCGAAGCCAGTGGCGATGTGATCGAGGGGCGGCAGCAGGGCTGGTACTGCGTCGCCTGCGAGGAGTTCAAGGACGACCCGCACGAAGCCGACGATCCCGAGTGTCCGATCCATCGGCGCCCCCTGGAATGGCGCGATGAGGTGAATCTCTTCTTCCGCCTGTCGCGCTATCAGCAGCAGATCGAGGACCTCGTCTCCCGGCCGGGCTTCATCGCTCCGGCCAGCCGGCGCCGCGAGGTGGAGAACTTCGTGGCCGGTGGTCTGAAGGATTTCTCGATCTCCCGGGTGGGCCTGCCCTGGGGAATTCCGGTGCCCGGGCACGGCGACCACACCTTCTACGTGTGGTTTGACGCGCTGGTCGGCTACCTCTCCGCCCTGCTCGACCCTTCGGTGCCGGTCGATCTCGATCAGCTGGCGAGTCGCGGCTGGCCGGCGCAGCTGCACGTGATCGGCAAGGACATCCTGCGGTTCCATGCGGTCTTCTGGCCGGCGATGCTTCTGTCGGCCGGCCTTGAGCTGCCCGAGCGGGTGTTCGGCCATGGCTTCCTCACCCGTGAGGGCCAGAAGATGGGCAAGTCGCTGGGCAACGTGCTTGATCCGGAAGTGCTGCTTGAACGGTGCGGCGGCGATGCGGTGCGCTGGTATCTGCTGCGTGACATTCCCTTCGGCGAGGACGGCGACTTCCAGCAGCAGCGCTTCCAGGATCTGGTCAACAACGATCTGGCCAACACGATCGGCAACCTTCTCAACCGCACCGCTTCGATGGCGCGCAAGTGGTTCGTGGAGGCCGTGCCGCCTTCCGGAGACGCCGCTGCCGGGGATCATCCGCTCGCCCAGGCCTGCCGGACGGGTCTTGAGGGCTACCTGCAGGCGATGGATCAGGTCGACTTCCGCAGGGCCTGCGAGGCGGTGCTGCAGCTGGCGATTGAGGCCAACGGTTACCTCAATGACCGTGCTCCCTGGAAGCTGATGAAGCAGGACGGGCAGGCGGATGTCGTCGCCGCCGATCTTTATGCGGTGCTCGAGACCTGTCGCTGGATCGGTCTGCTGCTGGCGCCGCTGCTGCCGGATCTGTCGCAGCGGTTGCTCTCTCAGCTCGCTGAACCCGCCTGGGAGAGCCGCTCCGGAGGGGCTCTCGGCGGCGATGCGGTCTCCCCGTGGCGTGCTGCCCTGCAGTGGGGAGGCCTGCCCGCCGGGCGCGCGCTGCCGGAACCCTCCCCGGTGATGCTCCGGCTCGAACTGGATCAACCCCTGTGA
- the lptC gene encoding LPS export ABC transporter periplasmic protein LptC — MAAPARRLPLVAALALLLPACGSTPLNRPPEASAPPFVFRSLDLRQQDLLGRPTWSLISPEARYDMRRRVALAETPRGMIFRNGKPAYRLSATSGTVLNDGEVVLLEGRVRVEQLGANPMLIRAERARWFPERKLMEIDRRPEALDASNRLTADRASFNLDSNRLSLRDRPRLQHWNRRFEPFRDVDRGLPEVVLRVREADWYPLNGTLQTRGPVLARRRVPGRTEKQPRQILTATSLDGNTTTQEYWLRAPVRFQDAAEATDLQARDVRLDLRERRATSDSPFQGSRRELRVRGRSFLVQEDQKWVTIPEGCQLFQTGDALQARQCRWNWGTQAVEADGGVELRRQAHQQISRGEFLRGRLGPAGEITLTSPGGRVFSRFQVPQRPGPPRLSRPRPAAEPIRL, encoded by the coding sequence ATGGCCGCTCCAGCCCGCCGCTTGCCGCTCGTCGCTGCCCTGGCGCTGTTGCTCCCTGCCTGCGGCAGTACCCCTCTGAATCGCCCACCGGAGGCCAGTGCACCCCCCTTCGTGTTCCGCTCCCTCGACCTGCGCCAGCAGGATCTGCTCGGCCGGCCGACCTGGTCGCTGATCAGCCCGGAGGCCCGCTACGACATGCGTCGCCGCGTCGCCCTGGCCGAGACGCCCCGGGGCATGATCTTCCGCAACGGCAAACCTGCGTACCGACTGTCGGCCACCAGCGGCACGGTGCTCAACGATGGTGAGGTCGTTCTGCTCGAGGGCCGCGTCCGCGTCGAGCAACTGGGCGCCAATCCGATGCTGATCCGCGCCGAACGGGCCCGCTGGTTCCCGGAGCGCAAACTGATGGAGATCGATCGTCGCCCTGAGGCCCTTGATGCCTCGAATCGGCTGACGGCGGACCGCGCCAGCTTCAATCTGGACAGCAACCGCCTCAGCCTGCGCGACAGGCCGAGGCTGCAGCACTGGAACCGTCGCTTCGAACCGTTCCGGGACGTCGATCGCGGCCTTCCGGAAGTGGTTCTCCGCGTCCGCGAGGCCGACTGGTACCCGCTGAATGGCACCCTCCAGACACGCGGTCCGGTGCTCGCGCGTCGGCGCGTTCCTGGCAGGACCGAGAAACAGCCCAGGCAGATCCTCACCGCCACCAGCCTCGATGGCAACACCACCACCCAGGAGTACTGGCTGCGGGCTCCGGTGCGGTTTCAGGACGCCGCCGAGGCCACTGACCTGCAGGCCCGGGATGTGCGGCTTGACCTGCGCGAGCGCCGGGCCACCAGCGACAGTCCCTTCCAGGGCAGTCGTCGCGAGCTGCGGGTCCGTGGTCGGAGCTTCCTGGTTCAGGAGGATCAGAAATGGGTCACCATCCCTGAAGGCTGCCAGCTGTTTCAGACGGGTGATGCCCTGCAGGCCCGTCAATGCCGCTGGAACTGGGGAACCCAGGCTGTCGAGGCCGATGGTGGCGTCGAGCTGCGACGCCAGGCCCACCAACAGATCAGCCGAGGCGAGTTTCTGAGGGGACGGCTCGGTCCGGCCGGCGAGATCACGCTCACCAGCCCGGGCGGTAGGGTGTTCAGCCGGTTCCAGGTGCCCCAGCGACCCGGTCCACCGCGGCTTTCGCGGCCGCGTCCAGCTGCGGAGCCCATTCGCCTGTGA
- a CDS encoding cofactor assembly of complex C subunit B produces the protein MALPVAARIPLVAGAIGLSLSVLNQFTAGSVEPALERAGVLASILAVVLMLVGLLWTRIAPEPAERAPLQGVERLQLAEGLDPSLQRELAWGSALLLTATPAATLLLVWRGVVLLRRGLQPLEAGDQAFIEGAICERARQSGRAISLVDLRLYPGRAEFEALLPGLPSVVVQPLEDAGVLVLGGWSARCFSRSDLTWLEGWTRRLTGEWAPQLDAAAKAAVDRVAGAPGTG, from the coding sequence ATGGCCCTTCCGGTCGCCGCCCGCATTCCTCTCGTCGCCGGCGCGATCGGCCTGTCGCTCAGTGTGCTGAATCAGTTCACCGCCGGCAGCGTCGAGCCGGCCCTGGAACGCGCCGGGGTGCTTGCCAGCATCCTTGCGGTGGTCCTGATGCTGGTCGGTCTGCTCTGGACGCGGATCGCGCCGGAGCCGGCGGAGCGTGCCCCGCTCCAGGGGGTGGAGAGGCTGCAGCTGGCTGAGGGGCTGGACCCGTCGTTGCAGCGCGAACTGGCCTGGGGCAGTGCCCTGCTGCTCACCGCCACGCCCGCGGCCACACTTCTTCTGGTCTGGCGTGGTGTGGTGCTGCTGCGCCGTGGTCTCCAGCCCCTGGAGGCCGGTGACCAGGCCTTCATCGAGGGGGCGATCTGCGAACGGGCCAGGCAGAGCGGTCGGGCCATCTCGCTGGTGGACCTGCGCCTCTATCCAGGCCGGGCGGAGTTTGAAGCCCTGCTTCCCGGCCTCCCCTCGGTGGTGGTGCAGCCTCTGGAGGATGCCGGTGTTCTGGTGCTGGGTGGATGGTCGGCCCGCTGTTTCAGCCGCAGTGATCTGACCTGGCTGGAGGGCTGGACCCGCCGCCTCACAGGCGAATGGGCTCCGCAGCTGGACGCGGCCGCGAAAGCCGCGGTGGACCGGGTCGCTGGGGCACCTGGAACCGGCTGA
- a CDS encoding tellurite resistance TerB family protein encodes MTPAEAFAALALVAVACDGSLEREEAHALREQLEARTPYRNLSEATMGAMFDQLLELLRRDGWQGLLAEALPLLTAEQQETGLAIAAHLVQCDRLVQQEELTMLESMAAQMTLPAERSRQILEVIRVLNRDSLAG; translated from the coding sequence ATGACTCCAGCCGAGGCCTTCGCGGCCCTTGCCCTTGTCGCCGTGGCCTGTGACGGCAGCCTGGAACGGGAGGAAGCCCATGCCCTGCGTGAGCAGCTGGAGGCGCGCACCCCGTACCGCAACCTGAGCGAGGCGACCATGGGGGCGATGTTCGACCAGCTGCTCGAATTGCTGCGACGCGATGGCTGGCAGGGTCTGCTGGCCGAGGCCCTTCCCCTCCTGACCGCCGAGCAGCAGGAGACGGGTCTGGCGATCGCCGCCCATCTCGTGCAATGCGATCGCCTCGTGCAGCAGGAGGAGCTGACGATGCTCGAGAGCATGGCCGCCCAGATGACTCTCCCCGCCGAGCGCTCGCGCCAGATTCTCGAGGTGATCCGCGTCCTCAACCGCGACAGCCTGGCCGGCTGA
- the psb32 gene encoding photosystem II repair protein Psb32: protein MLAVLLTLLLPLAPVHALSLSDLPPDPPAARVLDTADVLSRATRADLDRQLQELDGERVDARLITVSHLDYGLDLSQLGSQLLERWSVEGNGGGEGESQLLLLIDTQNKATAIVASPALQRQLPAALLRSTARTTMAQPLREGDRYRQASLDALTRLRTVLRGGEDPGDPVEAEVAVPVSNIPTAEETREGNGLTWVVVLLVVGSVVPMLTWWVFSR from the coding sequence ATGCTCGCGGTTCTGCTGACTCTGCTGCTGCCGCTGGCACCGGTCCATGCTCTGTCGCTGAGCGATCTGCCTCCCGATCCACCCGCCGCCCGGGTGCTCGACACGGCGGATGTGCTCAGCAGGGCCACCCGTGCTGATCTCGACAGACAGTTGCAGGAGCTGGACGGAGAGCGCGTCGACGCCCGTCTGATCACCGTGAGTCATCTCGATTACGGCCTCGACCTCTCCCAGCTCGGTTCCCAGTTGCTGGAGCGGTGGTCGGTGGAGGGCAACGGCGGGGGTGAGGGTGAGTCCCAGCTGCTTCTGCTGATCGACACCCAGAACAAGGCCACGGCGATTGTGGCCTCTCCGGCTCTGCAGCGACAGCTGCCGGCGGCGCTGCTGCGGAGCACGGCCCGGACGACCATGGCGCAGCCCCTGCGCGAGGGCGATCGCTACCGCCAGGCCAGTCTCGATGCCCTGACCCGCCTGCGCACCGTGCTCCGGGGGGGTGAGGATCCGGGAGACCCCGTCGAAGCCGAGGTGGCCGTCCCCGTCAGCAACATCCCCACGGCTGAGGAGACCCGGGAGGGCAACGGTCTGACCTGGGTCGTCGTGCTGCTGGTGGTTGGCTCGGTGGTGCCGATGCTGACCTGGTGGGTGTTCTCCCGCTGA
- the pxcA gene encoding proton extrusion protein PcxA, producing the protein MGLTDWMGTFGRAQSLDLSNDLERGYEAALLIQSIELEHYNDRPVRPELELRLPRGMQAQILRRFRAALQVCRQTLENVEPYRQELSGQEIRQIQLVEAVASRYDERRQTLPAISRSPEVLPRSLLGVVDQVRRQLDPDAEASVVAGFRRRRDSTLVSLRILLLLILVPVLIQQFSRTYIVTPVVDRLSPEHPLVTYPRPQLEEKAVQKLRLYQAEIEFEALLQDQPLPTREQMQQKLNQKAHELEEEAQQEGSHAVKNVLSDGFGLIGFVLVCLLGQRDIQVLRGFIDEMIYGLSDSAKAFAIILFTDIFVGFHSPEGWTVLLDGVAHHLGLPARENFIMLFIATFPVVLATIFKYWIFRYLNRVSPSSVATLRNMNGGG; encoded by the coding sequence ATGGGACTGACCGACTGGATGGGCACCTTCGGACGGGCCCAGTCGCTGGATCTGAGCAACGATCTGGAGCGGGGCTATGAGGCCGCTCTGCTGATCCAGAGCATTGAGCTGGAGCACTACAACGACCGGCCTGTCAGGCCCGAGCTCGAGCTGCGCCTGCCCCGTGGCATGCAGGCACAGATTCTGCGGCGCTTCAGGGCTGCCCTGCAGGTCTGTCGCCAGACCCTCGAGAACGTCGAGCCCTACCGCCAGGAGCTCTCCGGTCAGGAGATCCGGCAGATCCAGCTGGTGGAGGCGGTGGCCTCCCGCTACGACGAAAGACGACAGACGCTCCCCGCCATCAGCCGTTCGCCGGAGGTGTTGCCCCGCAGTCTCCTCGGGGTGGTCGATCAGGTCCGAAGGCAGCTGGATCCGGATGCGGAGGCCAGCGTGGTCGCCGGTTTCCGCCGTCGTCGGGATTCCACCCTCGTCTCCCTGCGCATCCTGCTGCTGCTGATTCTGGTTCCGGTTCTGATCCAGCAGTTCAGCCGCACCTACATCGTGACGCCAGTGGTGGACCGCCTGTCTCCCGAGCATCCGCTGGTGACCTATCCACGCCCCCAGCTCGAGGAGAAGGCTGTTCAGAAGTTGAGGCTGTACCAGGCCGAGATCGAATTCGAAGCGTTGCTCCAGGATCAGCCGCTGCCGACGCGCGAACAGATGCAGCAGAAGCTCAACCAGAAGGCCCACGAACTTGAGGAGGAGGCTCAGCAGGAGGGGTCCCATGCGGTCAAGAATGTGCTCTCCGATGGCTTCGGTCTGATCGGGTTCGTGCTCGTCTGCCTGCTCGGTCAGCGGGACATCCAGGTGCTGCGTGGCTTCATCGACGAAATGATCTATGGCCTGAGTGACAGCGCCAAGGCGTTTGCGATCATTCTCTTCACGGATATTTTCGTTGGCTTCCACAGTCCGGAGGGCTGGACGGTGCTCCTTGATGGTGTTGCCCACCACCTTGGTCTGCCAGCGCGCGAGAATTTCATCATGTTGTTCATCGCCACCTTCCCTGTGGTGCTGGCGACGATTTTCAAATACTGGATCTTCCGTTATCTCAACCGTGTGTCCCCCTCCTCGGTGGCGACCCTGCGCAATATGAATGGTGGAGGTTGA
- a CDS encoding bifunctional adenosylcobinamide kinase/adenosylcobinamide-phosphate guanylyltransferase, which yields MGITLICGPAGGGKSRWAEHLASCSGRQVVYLATGPLLPDDADWQQRLERHRRRRPAQWLCREVGAELAPALSDLRDGQIALIDSLGTWVAAWLDADAPLWCRCCDVLVESLRLSHAPLLLVCEEVGWGVVPSSVAGGRFRQRLAELEQRLMADAAAAWLVIAGRALDLQQLSVPVPPEP from the coding sequence GTGGGCATCACCCTGATCTGCGGCCCTGCCGGTGGAGGCAAAAGTCGATGGGCCGAACATCTGGCGTCCTGCAGTGGCCGCCAGGTCGTCTATCTGGCCACCGGCCCGCTGCTTCCAGACGATGCCGACTGGCAGCAGCGCCTGGAGCGCCATCGCCGCCGTCGTCCGGCCCAGTGGCTCTGCCGGGAGGTGGGGGCCGAGCTGGCACCGGCGCTCTCGGATCTCAGGGACGGCCAGATCGCCCTGATCGATTCTCTCGGCACCTGGGTCGCCGCCTGGCTCGATGCCGACGCCCCACTGTGGTGTCGCTGCTGTGATGTTCTGGTGGAGTCCCTACGCCTCAGCCACGCACCGCTGCTGCTGGTGTGTGAGGAGGTGGGCTGGGGGGTCGTGCCCAGCTCGGTCGCCGGCGGACGATTCCGGCAACGCCTGGCGGAGCTCGAGCAACGGCTGATGGCTGACGCAGCGGCGGCATGGCTGGTGATCGCCGGCCGGGCGCTGGATCTGCAGCAGCTTTCCGTTCCGGTCCCGCCCGAGCCGTGA